GCTGGAGGGAATGTACAGGCTTGTTGTCATCACACCATTATGGGAACTAGGAGTGAGTCCTGCTTTGGCCAGACACATTCCCATGTAGATATCGTCAAAGGGAAGAATGGGGATGGACTGGGACATATTGTATATGACCAAAGCTGTGTAGCCGGACAAGAGGATGCCCCCACCACTACAGAAAGGGGGGTATGAGCCAGATTCCTGCACCTGAACTGGAATAAAATGCTTGCTCCATGACAATGCAGTGGGCCTCACATTCTGGATCAGATGGCCGGTAAAGAGGTGCTTGTTTCCATTATTGTCCTCGAGGGATTGGAGATACTCGACCACGTTGTCCGTTACTGCAAAGACGTCATCATCGGCATTTAGCAGGAAGCGAGCGTTCGGGCAGTTTCTTTCCATCCACTCCAGGAAGAGAATCTGCTTCAAGGTGAAGTTGTACAGTGAGTCACTGAAGTCCCACTGGAGGATATCACTGTGCTCATGTTGCTCCAGCTTGAGGACCCCGTTCATGCTGTCTTTCTCAAAACCAGTGCCTGTAGTTCCTGAGATGAAGATCCTTTGGATCCTCACACCATTTTGTAGCCTCTCTTTAGCCCAGGTTTTGCGCAGCACCTCTCGGCGGTCATAGTTCTCAGGGGAGCTTTTAATGACCAGCAGAAGGAAGACCTCTGCGGATCCAGATGCTCCTCCACATTTGTCAGGAAGGTCCAGTAGCATGGGAAAATGGCGACAGTGTCTGTAGTAGAGGAAGTCTTGCACACTCTGAGGAATTGAGCCAAAGTCTGTGTCGCTGGCAGCGGACCGGTTTTGTTCACACCTTGGCCAAGAGTGTACACCTGAGGCGCTTTTGGAGGGTGGCTTTGTTTTACTGGCATCATTTCTCACATCCTCTTTGAGGTGGATGGTTTTGTGGTCCATACAGTCTTTCCAGAGAAAAATGATGACGAGGAGAGCTCCCACCTGCAAGCAAGTGCTTGCTCTGATGTTTGTCCTCTTTAAAattctgcagtgaaacaaaagGGTTTTCACATCAACTTATCTCAGTGTGACATAATATTTAAAAGACTGATGTTAAAGCAGCAAGGGTTACGGTAAATGAACCTAGGTAGAATTAAGATGTACACAAGTTGCAATAGCAAAACAGGTTGTTTGTCAGTTCCTTCCAAAATTACCTATGAATGATTTCTGAATTTTTGAATTTACAAGTggggacaaataattaagaatttgtcaTTCTCCCTTtctcaacaactcacaaaactgtgattttttaAAAGGGAATCTGGAGCTGACTCGCCACTACATGAAATTAGGAAGACAGACATCCGATCTCAATGAGGATCATTAAAAAAACCCGGTGTTTATTATCCAGAAAACGTGTCCAGATTCTTAGGTTTAGGTCTAGACCATACATTAAAGAGTATGATCTAGACTTGCTCTATGTGGAAGTGTCATGAGACAACTTAAGTcgtgatttggtgctatatatatacattgaaatgaactgaattgaatttgatACTGATCCCCTTTTAATAATTCTACCATGTGCATCTGGGGTGAACGATACAAATTTTGCACAGCAAAACCTGCAACGTCGAAACATTATTGATTGAACTGGCTGATTCTGTTTTGTGAAACCTTGCATTTACTTTAGTGGAATGCTGGAATGCGTTTTGGCTTGAAACAAAGACTGTTGGTTTCATCAGACACTTTTTTCCACAGTGGTGTCAGACTATGAAGGGAACACTTCACAGTAATTATGGAGAGGAGAAATGACAGATGTGTCATTGTGCTGTCTGGCTGTCGGCCAGTGTCACTATCACACTGGTGATTGAATGCTATCGGAATATTGCCTTGTGGAAAAGAATAAAGTAGAAGTTAAAGAAGGAATGGGGAAAAAATCCATTCCAGTTCATATGAGTATTGGGTGAATGGCCATGACATTTGGAACCGACATCCATGCTTCTCTTAAGATGAAGTACAATAACTTGATCAACTTGATCAACTTGATGGTGATCCCCGCCCTTTTCATCCAGCTGTCATCAGGTGAATGCAACCTGTCCAATTCTTAGtatgacagaaaacagtgaaaaagtcttaaatgaagccaaacaagaaaacacagcattgcCTGTTGTTTCCTGCGAATCATGGAGAAAATGACACTCTTGCATATCTCAGGACTCTTTAAGCCATCAGGTATGTTAAAACACCCTGGATGTTGCCTCCATGGATGAACCCCCCTCCCCGGCCCCCCCGCCCTTAATGTGGTGTAATGTTCCTGGTTCCCCCATGCACGCAGGATTACAATTTTACTGGAACTGTGAAGTGAACACCTACATTTCCTGTTCCGTAGCATTCAGCGGTGGTTACAAGCTGTAAGGcattcctttgtgtgtgtgtctgtcttatGAAGTGAGATGAATCTACAATAGAACTGCAGTCACAAGGAATGAgacaaattttaaaaatctcatcattaaaacatctgttaaAGTGTTTACCAGGCCCTTGTTCTTGTTCATTTAAGACCATAACTCACTCCTGTATTATAATAACCAGGAAACATACTTGCTATGTGCTCGGAGCACGTAGGCTATATAATACAGGCCATAGGCTAATATCGTGTTGAAAGAATTAATGAACTAAAATTAAATCTGAGCTTCGAATCATCCACTTACATACTCTCTGCAGATAAAATATCTTGGTGCATTTTCTTCTGAGGTTCAACAggtgtataaaaataaaagctgaactATTTATTAGTAAAGAACAACTGAATGAATTTGCATGAGATGATCATGCAGCATACAGGTGAAGCAGCCCTCTTTCAACAGTGATTAGCCTACCTGAACATACTGGCGGATCAGTGCTATCTGAAATCCCTCTGGAGTCAGTCTGAGCACACTGCGTTGGTCGTGAATGcagagcaggacaggacagTACAGGATGcctctaaaaacaaaaaccaaccaGGTGCTGTGTggctgtcagtctctctctcccagccACTCACTATCAATCAAGTCCATTCTGACTCACCTGAGCCCCGCCCCTTCTATTGCTGGAAGGTGGTGGAGCTTGGATCAAAGGCGGAGTGGAGCGAAAAGAAAGCTAAGCTTATTATTATGTATGAATGGTTTTGATTATTGATGATAGGACTACTTAgcctttttaaatcaaacactAACCAGCAACGAAGACCAAATTTCTTTACACAAGAATTCAATGAAGggacacaaatacaaaaataataaatgctgGTTGTGTATTTCTAAAACTGCTGTATTGATATCACTATACCATCATATGGAATTATATGAATGTATCAACAAGATAAAGGCTGGAACGCAattcttgtctgtgtgtgtttggaaacgAGAATCTGCAACGGTCACAGTCAGAAGAGGACAAGggaaaaaaagtaataaatgttACCATCAAAGCAAAACACCCCTCAAGTCCACTAGTGTAGCTAATGATGAGACATGTAGTAAAACAGCCTGTAAACTTCTGGCTCTAAAGGGATCATGGGACCTTTCTTACTAATACCCAGGTTCCTCACTGCCATCCCTGACGTactgatgaaatgaatgaatgataaaaaCCTCCtttgaaaaagtaaacaaacaaaacacgaagCTGTCACTATTGTAGAGGAGATGTGAGTCCTCAGCGGGAGATTTGAATGCAGCACATGAAATCAGCCTTATAGCTCCAGCATGGCCACATCTGGACTACTGCAGGGAGTGTCTGAGGGAATTTAGTCAACCATCGTATCTATAACAGGTTTGAAGATTTAGTTTTTTCAAGCTCTCCGGTGTGGGTTTTAGGCTATTAACTATTAAACATCAGAACATGCACAGAAGACCATTTCTCTGCAGAatacatgcaggcacacacacacacacacacacacacacacacacacacacacttaccatGTAGCCAATGAACAGCCAGATGACTTCATCTGTCCTGAGTGGATGTTGGTTTTATGTTCACTTCAGAttcagatacagatacagaagcgtgtgtgtgtcatgctgtgACTCATTAAGATACAAACTGTACATGATATTTGTGACACAAATTAGAATTTGTCTTAAAGATCTAAATCCTGCAttgtttctgcttcttttttcatcAAATGCTCTTTTGTGATAGTAACAGATTTCAAGAGGAAAATTCATGGATTAGTCTAAATAGTGCAAAATAATCAGGCTGCTTTTTCCATCTCATTGCTCTGAACGTGTTTCATCTCATTAGTTACATCTTTGATAAACTGAGCAACATATGGAGGCAGCGTCCATGTCTGGAGGCATGTCTACATAATGTCATTCTTCATTATGTGGACCTCCAGTCCGCCCACATGCTATCAGGATATTTCAGCTAAGATCTTTGTTGTGATATGATCTTTGTTGGATAGTCAAGAGAGTGATTGGAGAGCAATTAGGCTGGTTTTTATGATGACTGGATATGGGATTTACATTACAATCTCATGAATAactaatcattttttaaaatcatgaatGTAGAGAAGATGGAGAGTTGGTTTCAAATGTAAAAGGTACATTTGGGTCAAGGCATCAATGCagctgtgaaagaaaaaacatcagcatttttttgttttattgaattttgCTACAGGatgtttcacacatttttgtgtgATGAATATCGTATTGCTAAAATTATATTTCATGCTAATCATTGCATTTCCATCTTATTTGATTTATATTATTGGGTATAAAACATAAGCATTTTTGAAGGGAGATAACATTCAGGCAGCCGATCTGTCATTAAACAAGCTTGTTTTGCTGATGCTCCTGCAAATGAGTGATGAAATGTtcaaaattcagcttttttctgCACGTGGTGTAAATCTAAAGCTACTCGGAATGATCCTGCCCACATTTTCAGCAGTTATGCCAAAATAATGtgttatgttttattaaaatagGCTTATTTCATTCAGTTGTGTGCGTTTTTGATATGACATCACATGCATGTTAAGTAGAAAGTTGGACAACCCACTCCATAATGATAGCTAAAATTACATCCAAAGCCCCAGCCATCCCACCCCTCTAATTATCTCCTGGACGGGACGGTGTATGAATCGAGCGCACTGCCACGCTCCTGTAACCCCGCCCCTCAGGTTAACTCCCCCAGTGACGGCAGCAGAGTCCTCCCAATGCGGGGGCTTGGTGGATGGGCACTGGCTGCACCGTGGAGGAAAACGTGCGTCCGTCCCGTGTGCAgggtcagtgtcagtgacaAACAAACCGAGGCGGCGTGCAGACAGGCCGTCTCTGCAGACGCCGCAGCGACGACAGCACCGGACGAACAGTGGAGTTTATAAAGGGAGTGTGCCATGCGTGTGTGCATCgacgtgtgtgtgcagatagTCGGAGGTTTTCGTGGGATTCAAAGCGGACCGCTGCCGATGGAGCTGCTTGCACACTGAGGCTGGGCTGTGACTTCTGACCGGCTGCATTGGTGCATGTGTTCGCTGGGATGGactgatcctcctcctcattcatCAAAAGAATATTTCACAAACTTTTATTTTCGCTCTCTATGGTGCCTGAAGGGTAAGCAGGAGGTGTCAGTGCATTGTTTATCCTCTGTAATCATCGCCGCATGGGTGCTTGCATGcctttgtttttcagtgcattCGTTCCCTATTCTGCGTATCTGTCAGCTAGAAAAGCCGCTGGTGCACACTTTGCTGCACAGCATTTTTTACTCGTTTATAAAAATGCAAGACTGCTGCATTTTCCCATTGCAGaatgctgtctttgtgtgtggcTGTTCGGCAACAAAACCACCTCGGGTCTGTGCCTCTTGTGTTAGCAGGGAGATGGACGGGATCGGGAACACCATGCAGAAgaaggctgcagagctggagcggCTGGCCGAGGTGCTCGTCACCGGGGAACAGCTGAGGTAGGTCGGCGCGCCACTGTCAGCAGTCCCCAGGTTTGCTGTTCAGGGAAGTTGTCGCTTTTATCAGGATCATCAGAAAACTGTCCCGCAGATTTACCATGGCGAGCGAACGAATCGCGATTTCAACAAACCATCTTTGTTTAGTACAGGCTCAATCTTGCATGGCCCAGGATTAGGAAGAACGAGGACATGACAGGACATGACACATTCAGTGCGAGCAGTGGGTTAATGATCATGCATGTCGCGCTCTCCCTCATTGCAAACTGGCAGCACGGGCAGCTTTCTGCAGCATGCACAGCCAAACAAAGGCGTCCACACACGCACAACCCTCCCTGTGCACGCTGCTGCCAAAGCCTGTTCTGCTTTACTGTTTTCAGCACTGAACAAGAGTCATCTCTGCTCCAGTAATGCAGTGCCCTTTGAGCTTCACAGGGAATGATCATACCATCAGGCAATTGTGCCACTAACCTTGGCggtgttgttgttgatgtgctGTACCCTTTGACCTACTGTAGTCACACTACAGTAGCTCACACTCCCAGCAATGAATAGAGGCTCAGTAGGTAAAGCATGGCATCAATGCCTGGAATTTCTGCCCCCCACAGAACTATGAGGAAAAAATGCCACTGAGTTGTGTTTTCCAGCGGGCTGGGTGAACCGAGCCAGAGTTTTGTTGTCTGAGAAGAAGTACAAACTTAGCGTGGCCCAGTTCTGGAGAGGCATAAAAAGAAACAGTCATCACCTCAAGAGATTAATAGTTTGTCTCTGGACATactttcctgtgttttcttgcttagcaccactgtgtgttttcctgcttgtcATTCtatagcatgtgtgtgtgtgtgtgtgtgtgtttgcgcgtgtgcatgtgtgtcagtgtcccTGGCACAGCTGTGCACTGCGGCTGCCAGCTGGCAGTGTGACTGGTGTCAGTGAACGAAGGGTTGGTCGGGGTGGCTGTTCCAGAGTCCACTGCCTCTGAGACGCTGTGggggcggacacacacacatacacagctctctctccgtctctaAATCTCTTTCTGCCTATTCTACAGACGTAGCAGTCAGCCTGAGAGCTTTGTCAGCCCTGCTTGCAGCATGTTTTAGGAATGGCAGTATCTCTCTGTGGGTCAGTGCtgcactttggtccagactgaaatatctcaacaacttttGGATGGATCACTGTggcattttgtacagacattcatggtccccagtggatgaatcctctgatttttttcccctagTGCCATCACGAGGCTGACATTTATCACCTTGAAGCTTTAATTTAGTGGCATCATCAGTTAAAAAAATTACAGAATTTAATAAAATTTGTTTAGGACTAATTACTCCAAAACCAATGATTTTCCCGTCTGCCTCAGCTGTGATTTGTGTTTATGGAACTAACATGACACTAagtgaacatgataaacatacATGTTTACTACCAGCAGGTTGCAttttcactgtgagcatgttagcatctaGCTCCACAGTACAGTCTCACGTAGccgttagcatggctgtaggctGTGAGTCCTGTTACACTGTGCAGTGTGAACACATACAGGCCAGTTTACTGATGATGTTCCCCCTCAGTGTTTTACCATGACTCCCTGCTTGAGTGTCTGCTTTTGGTCTGAATTGACATCccagagggagcgagagagtcgcagttttattttgtcaaacagtGGTGCGTATTCATGGAAATACAATTCGACCTGATGGGAAACACATCTGGTGTATAAGCAGGGAGTGTACCTGATCCACACCTTTGTTTGATCACTCTATCACGAGTCAAGCTCATGCAACATGAGGGGCAAACTTCCTGGATAAGAGCACACGGGCTGTTTTTAAATATCTTATCACACGTTTGTGTCCCGTCACGTCGGCTGCTCGTATGTTAGAGCAGATGCGCTTCAGGCACGGggctgaaaacagacagaaagacggaTGCCATGGcgcacagacacatgcagctgctgcagtgagtCCTGTGACCGGTTCATAGTAGTGAATAGGCCATTTGTTGCACCATGGCAGACTGTGATTCAGGCTCGGTGAATGTTTTCAGCCTGGGACTCGCCATCATTATGGTCATACTGGAAGCCAGAGACCCACTCAGAAACACTCGTGCTTGTCATTGTCTGATTCAAAATGCTGTTACAGAGAGGAACCAGCAGAGTAAAAAACACCTCCCAACAAGTAGTCTGACACCTGGGCCTCCTATAAAGAACCAGTGAGACGGATGATTTCACTT
Above is a window of Chelmon rostratus isolate fCheRos1 chromosome 8, fCheRos1.pri, whole genome shotgun sequence DNA encoding:
- the LOC121610811 gene encoding N-acetyllactosaminide beta-1,3-N-acetylglucosaminyltransferase 3-like — translated: MFRILKRTNIRASTCLQVGALLVIIFLWKDCMDHKTIHLKEDVRNDASKTKPPSKSASGVHSWPRCEQNRSAASDTDFGSIPQSVQDFLYYRHCRHFPMLLDLPDKCGGASGSAEVFLLLVIKSSPENYDRREVLRKTWAKERLQNGVRIQRIFISGTTGTGFEKDSMNGVLKLEQHEHSDILQWDFSDSLYNFTLKQILFLEWMERNCPNARFLLNADDDVFAVTDNVVEYLQSLEDNNGNKHLFTGHLIQNVRPTALSWSKHFIPVQVQESGSYPPFCSGGGILLSGYTALVIYNMSQSIPILPFDDIYMGMCLAKAGLTPSSHNGVMTTSLYIPSSNVDEYDPCYYREILLVHRFLPAYIYLMWDRIHNPDLKC